One window of the Ananas comosus cultivar F153 linkage group 21, ASM154086v1, whole genome shotgun sequence genome contains the following:
- the LOC109726759 gene encoding uncharacterized protein LOC109726759 translates to MFLHSLLMQEPKNPQTRKSWYRRAMEVILILWKPQSKSPIRSSSNGIAPNCEKPKLRKCTSLKVASSFTRVCLCAPISSYNEVFHADVPPRRSYSYPRSKSFVAPTERSVLSTSTRSSVENRRIFRGKSLRDDILMRRFVVEEEAMMQLRIRRNQIEFIRKRNVMRRKKLGPSPLSKMVLSEEGEEDDDDEEEKEKEKEEKK, encoded by the exons ATGTTTCTCCATTCCTTGTTAATGCAAGAGCCCAAGAACCCACAAACAAG AAAGTCGTGGTATCGAAGAGCGATGGAGGTTATATTAATCCTATGGAAGCCACAAAGCAAGTCTCCCATAAGATCTTCTTCTAACGGAATTGCACCGAATTGCGAAAAACCGAAGCTGAGGAAGTGCACTTCCCTAAAGGTGGCGTCATCGTTCACTCGCGTATGTCTCTGCGCCCCAATCTCCTCCTACAATGAGGTTTTCCATGCCGACGTCCCCCCTCGAAGAAGTTACAGTTATCCGAGGTCGAAATCCTTCGTGGCGCCCACAGAGAGATCAGTCCTGAGTACGAGCACGAGAAGTTCGGTGGAAAACCGGAGAATCTTTCGCGGGAAATCGTTGAGGGATGATATACTAATGAGGAGGTTTGTGGTGGAAGAAGAGGCAATGATGCAATTGAGAATTAGGAGGAACCAAATTGAGTTTATTAGGAAGAGGAATGTTATGAGAAGGAAAAAACTTGGTCCTAGTCCTCTTAGCAAAATGGTATTGTCCGAAGAAggcgaagaagatgatgatgatgaagaagaaaaggaaaaagaaaaagaagagaaaaagtag
- the LOC109726831 gene encoding 60S ribosomal protein L5 produces the protein MAFVKNQKTRAYFKRFQVKFKRRRQGKTDYRARIRLINQDKNKYNTPKYRFVVRFTNKDITAQIISASIAGDLVLAAAYSHELPRYGLEVGLTNYAAAYCTGLLLARRVLKMLEMDEEYEGNAEATGEDFSVEPAETRRPFRALLDVGLVKTTTGNRVFGALKGALDGGLDIPHSDKRFAGFKKDEKQLNSEVHRNYIFGGHVAAYMRTLMEDEPEKYQSHFSEYIKKGIEADDMEALYKKVHAAIRADPTVVKSSKPAPKEHKRYNLKKLTYEERKARLIERLNAFNAAADEADSDA, from the exons ATG GCCTTCGTCAAAAACCAGAAAACTAGGGCCTACTTCAAGCGCTTTCAAGTGAAGTTCAAGAGAAGGAGAC AGGGAAAGACTGATTATCGTGCCAGGATCCGCTTGATAAACCAGGACAAGAACAAATACAACACTCCGAAATATCGTTTTGTCGTTCGATTC ACAAACAAGGATATTACCGCACAAATAATATCCGCAAGTATTGCCGGAGACTTGGTCCTTGCTGCGGCATATTCTCATGAACTCCCTCGTTATGGGCTTGAAGTTGGTCTTACAAATTATGCTGCTG CTTACTGCACTGGACTTCTCTTGGCACGACGTGTATTGAAGATGCTTGAGATGGATGAAGAATATGAGGGAAATGCGGAG GCCACTGGTGAAGATTTCTCTGTCGAGCCAGCGGAAACCAGGAGGCCATTCCGTGCTCTCCTTGATGTTGGCCTTGTGAAGACTACCACAGGAAACCGTGTATTCGGTGCGCTTAAG GGTGCATTGGATGGCGGTCTTGATATTCCTCACAGCGATAAGAGATTCGCTGGCTTCAAGAAGGACGAGAAGCAGCTCAATTCGGAGGTCCACAGGAACTACATTTTTGGCGGCCATGTTGCCGCCTACATGAGG ACCCTAATGGAGGATGAGCCTGAGAAGTACCAATCCCACTTCAGCGAGTACATCAAGAAGGGAATCGAGGCCGACGACATGGAAGCGCTGTACAAGAAGGTCCACGCCGCCATCCGGGCCGATCCTACTGTGGTCAAGTCCTCCAAGCCGGCTCCAAAAGAGCAcaagag GTATAACTTGAAGAAGCTAACGTACGAGGAGAGGAAGGCGCGACTGATCGAGCGATTGAACGCGTTCAATGCCGCCGCCGATGAAGCTGATTCTGATGCTTGA